A single genomic interval of Aegicerativicinus sediminis harbors:
- a CDS encoding WD40/YVTN/BNR-like repeat-containing protein encodes MRSFLFLLAACAVLSLQAQKLPMDLVKNMKPRSIGPGGMSGRVTAIDVVENNPNVMYVGTASGGLWKSTSGGIKWEPVFENESTASIGSVAIQQTNPSVIWVGTGEGNPRNSLNGGYGIYRSLDGGKSWKLMGLEKTRHIHRIIIHPSNPDVVYAAAIGSPWGEHPERGVYKTTDGGKSWTNILFANDKTGTAELIMDPTNPNKLIAAMWEHKREPWFFNSGGPGSGLHITHDGGENWTKITSEDGLPEGDLGRIGVAIAPSSPNVVYALVESKKNAFYKSTDGGFNWKMVNDNMNEIGNRPFYYAEIYVDPQNENRVYSIFTYVNVSEDGGKSFEELMPAYGANNGIHPDHHAWWIHPEDGNFLIDGNDGGLNISRDRGKSWRFIGNLPVAQFYHINVDNEYPYNVYGGMQDNGSWRGPAYVWRDQGIRNDYWQEISFGDGFDVVPDPEDPTGGWSMSQQGNVMRYDWVNGNNYTIKPTHPDPEIKLRFNWNAAINIDPFNSSTLYFGSQYVHKSTDKGLTWEVISPDLTTNDPEKQKQHESGGLTKDATGAENYTTIIAIEPSPAEKDVIWVGTDDGNVQLTRNGGESWTELSANIKGLPKGSWIPQLKASKKNKGEVLLIANDYRRFNYTPYAFRTKDYGKTWERIVDGNDVESYTLAIAQDPEEENLLFLGTDDGLYVSMDAAKSWTKWTEGFPTVPVMDLVIHPREQDLVIGTFGRAAWVLDDIRPLRALAREKSILEKSIELFNPPTAYLASYQQPTGSRFGADAVFNGDNRDGGAHIKYYFKAESKDVEEEKNTNKKSGGKNSNSKSSEDTEKSEKKSKSDSLILNIYDGDRLIRTLKQKAPKESGIYTWNWGLDEKGVEGPSRRNFNRGNREPRGLTVLPGTYKVQLNFGEYKSETKIQVEADPRIKPSMANLKEVYNAGKKLEKLMEATGKAVKQLNENKSAANNFKKLLEEKDKKLYESQIKASKEIVKEIDSLVAIYLGKEDDRQGIIRSPEMNVGQRIGVARAYVSSRQTGLNETEKRLMNQANTAVEDAIKTTNNFFNNQWKAYTDEMDKVEIERFKPSETIKLD; translated from the coding sequence ATGAGATCATTTTTATTCTTACTTGCGGCTTGTGCAGTATTGTCTTTACAAGCTCAAAAATTACCTATGGATTTAGTGAAAAACATGAAACCTCGAAGCATAGGCCCTGGTGGCATGAGTGGAAGGGTTACTGCTATTGATGTGGTAGAAAACAATCCAAATGTAATGTATGTCGGTACAGCATCCGGAGGTTTATGGAAATCTACTTCTGGGGGTATAAAATGGGAACCTGTTTTTGAAAATGAAAGTACTGCTTCCATCGGTTCGGTTGCCATCCAACAAACTAACCCTTCCGTTATTTGGGTAGGTACAGGAGAAGGTAACCCAAGGAATAGTTTAAATGGAGGTTATGGTATTTATAGATCCCTTGATGGAGGAAAATCTTGGAAATTAATGGGTCTTGAGAAAACCCGTCACATACATAGAATTATCATTCACCCATCAAACCCAGATGTAGTTTATGCAGCTGCAATAGGCTCTCCCTGGGGAGAACATCCAGAAAGAGGTGTTTATAAAACTACTGATGGCGGCAAATCATGGACTAACATATTGTTTGCTAATGATAAAACCGGGACCGCAGAATTAATTATGGATCCTACAAATCCAAATAAATTAATTGCAGCCATGTGGGAACACAAACGTGAACCTTGGTTTTTCAATTCAGGCGGACCGGGTTCTGGTCTTCATATTACGCATGATGGAGGTGAAAATTGGACAAAAATTACATCAGAAGATGGTTTACCTGAAGGAGATTTAGGCCGAATTGGAGTTGCCATTGCGCCAAGCTCACCCAATGTTGTTTATGCATTGGTTGAATCAAAGAAAAATGCATTTTATAAAAGTACCGATGGAGGGTTTAACTGGAAAATGGTTAATGACAATATGAATGAAATTGGCAACAGGCCTTTTTATTATGCTGAAATCTATGTTGATCCTCAAAATGAAAATCGAGTGTATTCAATTTTCACTTATGTAAATGTAAGTGAGGATGGAGGAAAAAGTTTTGAGGAACTGATGCCCGCATATGGAGCCAATAATGGTATTCACCCAGACCACCATGCGTGGTGGATACATCCTGAAGATGGAAATTTTTTAATTGACGGAAATGATGGGGGGCTTAATATTTCTAGAGATCGGGGTAAATCTTGGCGTTTTATTGGCAATCTACCCGTAGCTCAATTCTATCATATTAATGTTGATAATGAATATCCATATAACGTATATGGTGGAATGCAAGATAATGGTTCTTGGCGTGGACCAGCGTATGTTTGGCGTGATCAAGGCATAAGAAATGATTATTGGCAGGAAATTAGTTTCGGGGATGGATTTGATGTTGTTCCAGATCCTGAAGATCCAACTGGTGGTTGGTCGATGAGTCAACAAGGTAATGTTATGCGGTACGATTGGGTGAATGGTAATAACTATACTATTAAACCAACCCATCCAGACCCTGAAATTAAGTTAAGGTTCAATTGGAATGCCGCAATTAATATAGATCCATTCAACAGTAGCACTCTATATTTTGGAAGTCAATATGTACATAAATCCACAGACAAAGGTCTCACATGGGAAGTAATTTCCCCCGATTTAACTACCAACGATCCTGAAAAACAAAAACAACATGAAAGTGGCGGACTTACAAAAGATGCTACAGGGGCGGAGAATTATACTACCATAATTGCCATTGAACCTTCACCTGCAGAAAAGGATGTAATTTGGGTAGGTACCGACGATGGAAATGTTCAACTTACTAGAAATGGAGGTGAAAGTTGGACTGAGTTGAGCGCCAACATAAAAGGCCTACCAAAAGGAAGTTGGATTCCACAATTAAAAGCCTCCAAAAAAAATAAAGGAGAAGTTCTTTTAATTGCGAATGATTACCGAAGGTTTAATTACACCCCATATGCATTCAGGACCAAGGATTATGGAAAAACTTGGGAGCGCATTGTAGACGGAAATGATGTTGAAAGTTATACCTTGGCCATTGCTCAAGATCCTGAAGAGGAAAATTTACTTTTTTTAGGAACCGACGATGGTTTATATGTGTCAATGGACGCGGCAAAATCTTGGACAAAATGGACTGAAGGTTTTCCAACAGTGCCTGTAATGGATTTGGTAATACATCCAAGAGAACAAGATTTGGTTATTGGAACATTTGGACGCGCAGCTTGGGTATTAGACGATATACGCCCTCTTAGAGCCTTGGCAAGAGAAAAAAGTATACTTGAAAAAAGCATTGAACTATTCAATCCTCCAACCGCTTATTTAGCTTCCTATCAACAGCCTACAGGTAGCAGGTTTGGGGCCGATGCCGTTTTCAATGGAGATAATAGAGATGGAGGAGCACATATTAAATATTATTTCAAGGCAGAGTCGAAAGATGTTGAAGAAGAAAAAAATACCAACAAAAAATCGGGTGGGAAAAATTCTAATTCAAAAAGCTCAGAGGATACAGAAAAATCGGAAAAGAAGTCTAAAAGTGATAGTTTAATTCTCAACATTTATGACGGAGACCGACTAATTAGAACTTTAAAACAAAAAGCCCCAAAAGAGTCTGGAATCTATACTTGGAATTGGGGGTTAGACGAAAAAGGAGTTGAAGGCCCTTCCCGACGAAATTTTAATAGAGGAAATAGGGAACCTAGAGGCCTTACTGTACTTCCTGGAACATATAAGGTTCAATTGAATTTTGGCGAATACAAGTCTGAAACTAAAATTCAAGTTGAAGCTGATCCTAGAATAAAACCAAGTATGGCCAACTTAAAGGAAGTATATAATGCCGGCAAAAAATTGGAAAAATTAATGGAAGCCACGGGAAAGGCAGTAAAACAATTAAACGAAAATAAAAGTGCTGCAAACAATTTCAAGAAACTCCTAGAAGAAAAGGATAAAAAGTTATATGAAAGTCAGATAAAAGCCTCTAAGGAAATTGTTAAAGAGATCGATTCACTTGTTGCAATTTATTTAGGAAAAGAAGATGACCGACAAGGAATTATTCGTAGTCCAGAAATGAACGTAGGGCAACGAATTGGTGTTGCACGGGCTTATGTTTCTTCTAGACAAACAGGTTTAAATGAAACCGAAAAACGTTTAATGAATCAAGCTAACACTGCCGTTGAAGATGCTATTAAAACAACAAATAATTTCTTCAATAATCAGTGGAAGGCATACACCGACGAAATGGATAAGGTTGAAATTGAACGTTTTAAACCTTCTGAAACAATCAAATTGGATTAA